One genomic region from Haloprofundus salinisoli encodes:
- a CDS encoding DEAD/DEAH box helicase family protein, translating into MRLRYADGTVRVEGPMETVEGSTETVADVGVSFDVDGGRFDALHYRTFRDSLRAANVEFDDDVLDPVAGPELSCSLSLRPYQSAALRRWRSDERGVVVLPTGAGKTYVGMAAVDAVGGPTLVVVPTLELVDQWRDELARFGVPVGEFTGRAKALEPITVTTYDSAHTHAGRLGNRFEFVLFDEVHHLAAEKYQEIAERMAAPARMGLTATYERDDERHTRLTRLLGGKVYEIQTDDLTGEYLSTYTVERITVELSPDERETYDEHAAVFRNYVAFSSVSLDGPDGYRKLVIRSGNDPRAWRAIRAKETSRKIAFNAESKLDELASLLRECRENGDRVVVFTRYNDLVHVVADRFLIPSITYKTPTDERRAILSGFKSGRYDAVVSSQVLDEGVDVPDANVGIILSGTGSEREYRQRLGRILRPSEKSARLYELVSADTGEVRTADRRRA; encoded by the coding sequence ATGCGCCTTCGATATGCCGACGGAACCGTCCGAGTCGAGGGGCCGATGGAGACGGTCGAGGGGTCGACGGAGACGGTCGCGGATGTGGGTGTCTCGTTCGACGTCGACGGAGGACGTTTCGACGCGCTGCACTACCGGACGTTCCGGGACTCGCTTCGAGCGGCGAACGTCGAGTTCGACGACGACGTACTCGACCCGGTTGCGGGTCCGGAGCTCTCCTGTTCGCTCTCGCTTCGCCCCTACCAGAGTGCGGCGCTGCGTCGCTGGCGGAGCGACGAACGCGGGGTGGTCGTCCTCCCGACCGGTGCCGGCAAGACCTACGTCGGCATGGCGGCCGTCGACGCCGTCGGCGGGCCGACGCTCGTCGTCGTCCCGACGCTCGAACTCGTCGACCAGTGGCGCGACGAACTCGCGCGCTTCGGTGTTCCGGTCGGCGAGTTCACCGGCCGCGCGAAGGCGCTCGAACCGATTACGGTGACGACGTACGACTCGGCGCACACCCACGCCGGCCGCCTCGGCAACCGTTTCGAGTTCGTGCTGTTCGACGAGGTCCACCACCTCGCCGCCGAGAAATACCAGGAGATCGCCGAGCGGATGGCCGCACCCGCCCGGATGGGGTTGACCGCGACGTACGAGCGCGACGACGAGAGACACACCCGACTCACTCGACTACTGGGCGGGAAAGTGTACGAGATACAGACCGACGACCTCACCGGCGAGTACCTCTCGACGTACACCGTCGAGCGGATCACGGTCGAACTGTCGCCCGACGAGCGCGAGACGTACGACGAACACGCCGCGGTGTTTCGCAACTACGTCGCCTTCAGCAGCGTCTCGCTCGACGGGCCGGACGGCTACCGAAAGCTGGTCATCAGAAGCGGCAACGACCCGCGGGCGTGGCGAGCGATTCGCGCCAAGGAGACGTCGCGGAAAATCGCGTTCAACGCCGAGTCGAAACTGGATGAACTCGCTTCACTCCTCCGTGAGTGCCGCGAGAACGGCGACCGAGTCGTCGTCTTCACCCGCTACAACGACCTCGTCCACGTCGTCGCCGACCGGTTTCTGATTCCGTCTATCACCTACAAGACGCCGACCGACGAACGTCGCGCGATTCTCTCGGGTTTCAAATCCGGCCGTTACGACGCCGTCGTCAGTTCGCAGGTGCTCGACGAGGGCGTCGACGTGCCCGACGCGAACGTCGGCATCATCCTCAGCGGCACGGGGAGCGAACGCGAGTACCGCCAGCGACTCGGCCGCATCCTCCGCCCCTCCGAGAAGTCCGCCCGCCTCTACGAACTCGTCTCCGCCGACACCGGCGAGGTTCGCACTGCCGACCGCCGCCGCGCTTGA
- the tuf gene encoding translation elongation factor EF-1 subunit alpha: MSQDKPHQNLAIIGHVDHGKSTLVGRLLFETGSVPEHVIEQHREEAAEKGKGGFEFAYVMDNLAEERERGVTIDIAHQRFDTDKYYFTIVDTPGHRDFVKNMITGASQADHAVLVVAADDGVAPQTREHVFLSRTLGIETLIVAVNKMDTVDYEEDRYREVVDDVKQLLTQVRFDTDDARFIPISAFEGDNIAEHSENMPWFDGPTVLESLNNLPEMSPPTDAPLRLPIQDVYTISGIGTVPVGRIETGILETGANVSFQPSDVSGEVKTIEMHHEEVDRAEPGDNVGFNVRGIGKNDIRRGDVCGPADDPPKVAETFQAQIVVMQHPSVVTAGYTPVIHAHTAQVACTFESLDQKLDPASGEVAEENPDFIKAGDAAIVTLRPQKPLSIEPSSEIPELGSFAIRDMGQTIAAGKVLKVNER, translated from the coding sequence ATGTCTCAAGACAAACCACACCAGAACTTAGCCATCATCGGTCACGTCGACCACGGCAAGAGCACGCTCGTCGGGCGTCTCCTGTTCGAGACGGGGTCGGTACCCGAGCACGTCATCGAACAGCACCGCGAGGAAGCCGCCGAGAAAGGCAAAGGCGGCTTCGAGTTCGCCTACGTGATGGACAACCTCGCCGAGGAGCGAGAGCGCGGCGTCACCATCGACATCGCCCACCAGCGCTTCGACACGGACAAGTACTACTTCACCATCGTCGACACGCCCGGTCACCGCGACTTCGTCAAGAACATGATCACCGGCGCGTCGCAGGCCGACCACGCCGTGTTGGTCGTCGCCGCCGACGACGGCGTCGCGCCACAGACCCGCGAGCACGTGTTCCTCTCGCGGACGCTCGGCATCGAGACGCTCATCGTCGCCGTCAACAAGATGGACACCGTCGACTACGAGGAAGACCGCTACCGCGAAGTCGTCGACGACGTGAAGCAACTGCTCACGCAGGTCCGCTTCGACACCGACGACGCGCGGTTTATCCCTATCTCGGCGTTCGAGGGCGACAACATCGCCGAGCACTCCGAGAACATGCCGTGGTTCGACGGACCCACGGTGCTGGAGTCGCTGAACAACTTGCCCGAGATGTCGCCGCCGACGGACGCGCCGCTGCGACTCCCGATTCAGGATGTCTACACGATTTCGGGTATCGGGACGGTTCCGGTCGGCCGCATCGAGACCGGTATCCTCGAGACGGGTGCGAACGTCTCGTTCCAGCCCTCGGACGTCTCGGGTGAAGTGAAGACCATCGAGATGCACCACGAGGAGGTCGACCGCGCGGAACCCGGCGACAACGTCGGCTTCAACGTCCGCGGCATCGGGAAGAACGACATCCGACGTGGCGACGTCTGCGGTCCCGCCGACGACCCGCCGAAAGTCGCCGAGACGTTCCAGGCGCAGATCGTCGTGATGCAACACCCGTCGGTCGTCACCGCGGGTTACACGCCGGTCATTCACGCCCACACGGCGCAGGTCGCCTGCACGTTCGAGTCGCTCGACCAGAAGCTCGACCCCGCCTCGGGCGAGGTCGCGGAGGAGAACCCCGACTTCATCAAGGCCGGCGACGCCGCCATCGTCACGCTGCGCCCGCAGAAGCCGCTCAGCATCGAACCGTCGAGCGAGATTCCGGAACTCGGGAGCTTCGCCATCCGCGACATGGGTCAGACCATCGCCGCGGGCAAGGTGCTGAAGGTGAACGAGCGGTAA
- a CDS encoding CBS domain-containing protein translates to MPVGDLATEDVVKAEPSTSIKEIAQMFSSEGTGSVVIVEDDEPRGIVTDREIALAVAEHDDISEITAEDIMTENPETINQNEEGFAVAKKFGEVKVRRLPVVDDDGKLVGIVTLDDLVATVGEEMTNIADVIEAQSPGYSA, encoded by the coding sequence ATGCCAGTTGGTGACCTCGCAACCGAGGACGTCGTCAAAGCCGAACCGAGCACGAGTATCAAAGAGATCGCGCAGATGTTCTCATCGGAGGGAACCGGGTCCGTCGTCATCGTCGAAGACGACGAACCACGCGGCATCGTTACGGACCGAGAAATCGCGCTGGCAGTCGCCGAACACGACGATATCTCGGAGATCACCGCCGAAGATATCATGACCGAGAACCCGGAGACCATCAACCAGAACGAGGAAGGGTTCGCCGTCGCGAAGAAGTTTGGCGAGGTCAAGGTACGCCGACTCCCCGTCGTCGACGACGACGGCAAACTCGTCGGCATCGTCACGCTCGACGACCTGGTCGCCACCGTCGGCGAGGAGATGACGAACATCGCCGACGTCATCGAGGCGCAGTCGCCGGGTTACTCGGCGTAA
- the ilvA gene encoding threonine ammonia-lyase yields the protein MTEDLVTLADVEAAAERLDGVVKRTPVDTSRTFAERCEADSVHLKLESLQRTGSFKIRGASNRIAQLGDSELEGGIVAASGGNHAQGVASAAAAHDADATIVMPEVTPMAKREATRGYGAEVVVHGEVYQESYERAMDIAEQRGATFVHPFNDRAVIAGQGTVGLEMVEDVPDVDTVVVAIGGGGLVSGIATAVKAKRPEVRVVGVQTEGCAHMSESLERGEVYERDSIDTITEGIAASRTEEYTFRHVHERVDEVVNVTDADVTAAMALLAERSKLVTESAGAVALAALVGDYLDVTGETVAVPVCGANIDLTQFADYAKAGLAALGRYRTIRITVDDWPGSLASVAAAVEETGATVDELSRMPQRSGVEPARTELAVAVEGSGPEHLERVAAALDGQPGVTLVE from the coding sequence ATGACCGAAGATCTCGTGACGCTGGCCGACGTCGAAGCGGCCGCCGAGCGCCTCGACGGCGTCGTCAAGCGAACGCCCGTCGACACCTCGCGGACGTTCGCCGAACGCTGTGAGGCCGACAGCGTCCACCTGAAGCTCGAATCGCTCCAGCGAACCGGCTCGTTCAAGATTCGCGGTGCGTCGAACCGCATCGCGCAGTTGGGCGACTCGGAACTCGAAGGCGGCATCGTCGCGGCCAGCGGCGGCAACCACGCGCAGGGCGTCGCGTCGGCGGCCGCCGCCCACGACGCGGACGCGACCATCGTAATGCCCGAGGTGACGCCGATGGCGAAGAGAGAGGCGACGCGGGGCTACGGCGCGGAGGTCGTCGTCCACGGTGAAGTGTACCAAGAATCGTACGAGCGAGCCATGGACATCGCCGAGCAGCGAGGCGCGACGTTCGTCCACCCGTTCAACGACCGCGCGGTCATCGCCGGACAGGGAACCGTGGGTCTGGAGATGGTCGAGGACGTACCCGACGTCGACACCGTCGTCGTCGCCATCGGCGGCGGCGGCCTCGTCTCCGGCATCGCAACGGCGGTGAAAGCGAAGCGACCCGAGGTGCGCGTCGTCGGCGTCCAGACCGAGGGCTGTGCGCACATGAGCGAGTCCCTCGAACGAGGCGAAGTGTACGAACGCGACTCCATCGACACCATCACCGAGGGAATCGCGGCCAGTCGAACCGAGGAGTACACCTTCCGACACGTCCACGAGCGCGTCGACGAAGTGGTGAACGTCACCGACGCCGACGTGACCGCGGCGATGGCGCTTCTCGCCGAGCGGTCGAAACTCGTCACCGAGTCCGCCGGGGCCGTCGCGCTCGCGGCGCTGGTCGGCGACTACCTCGACGTGACCGGCGAGACGGTGGCGGTGCCGGTCTGCGGGGCGAACATCGACCTCACGCAGTTCGCCGACTACGCGAAAGCCGGGCTCGCAGCGTTGGGCCGCTACCGGACGATTCGGATCACCGTCGACGACTGGCCGGGGTCGCTGGCGTCCGTCGCCGCGGCCGTCGAAGAAACCGGGGCGACCGTCGACGAGCTGTCGCGGATGCCGCAGCGGTCGGGCGTCGAGCCGGCGCGGACCGAACTCGCCGTCGCAGTCGAAGGGAGCGGTCCCGAGCACCTCGAACGCGTAGCCGCCGCACTGGACGGACAACCCGGCGTCACGCTCGTCGAATAA
- a CDS encoding M20 family metallopeptidase, with translation MNVTESAVVELTRTLVECPSPNPPGSEAAVVDALVERLRESPVDWVLEREELEPGRPNLVARAGDPERGRLLLTGHTDVVPANAGDWTGHPYELRRDGDRLVGRGVADMKGALAAKVVAAEAFLTTRGESDEPGEVVLGFAVDEERGGPGTERIAEAVGDVDAAIIGEPTDLHVAIAQYGALDWELVVNGRESHSGRPDRGINAIDGLRCALDGVADLAGEVAAENHPILEPGPTITVTQIEGGSAPHVVPGEARATLSWRTLPEGPEPAAYDERVREAVESGLADAPPVEFELRRTMTVDAAAVDADHPLVRRTVDAARDVGIESDIVGFNAGSDTRYLIPRGIPAVLFGPGTIEDDAHTVDESVAVGDLLATARVYERLLERYLSPESSE, from the coding sequence ATGAACGTCACCGAATCGGCAGTCGTCGAGTTGACCCGGACGCTCGTCGAGTGTCCGAGTCCGAACCCGCCCGGATCGGAGGCGGCGGTCGTGGACGCACTCGTCGAGCGACTCCGCGAGAGCCCCGTCGACTGGGTGCTCGAACGCGAGGAACTCGAACCGGGTCGGCCCAACCTCGTCGCGCGGGCCGGCGACCCCGAACGCGGCCGACTCCTCCTGACCGGTCACACCGACGTCGTTCCCGCGAACGCCGGCGACTGGACCGGCCACCCCTACGAACTCCGGCGCGACGGCGACCGCCTCGTCGGCCGCGGCGTCGCGGACATGAAGGGCGCGCTCGCCGCCAAGGTCGTCGCCGCCGAGGCGTTTCTGACGACCCGCGGCGAATCGGACGAACCCGGCGAGGTCGTCTTGGGCTTCGCCGTCGACGAGGAGCGCGGCGGTCCGGGTACGGAACGCATCGCGGAGGCGGTCGGCGACGTCGACGCCGCGATAATCGGCGAACCGACGGACCTCCACGTCGCCATCGCGCAGTACGGCGCGCTCGACTGGGAACTGGTCGTAAACGGCCGCGAGAGCCACTCAGGGCGACCGGACCGGGGTATCAACGCCATCGACGGCCTTCGGTGCGCGCTCGACGGCGTCGCCGACCTCGCGGGCGAAGTCGCCGCCGAAAATCACCCGATTCTCGAACCCGGCCCGACCATCACCGTCACCCAGATCGAAGGCGGCTCCGCCCCCCACGTCGTCCCCGGCGAGGCCCGGGCGACTCTCTCGTGGCGGACGCTCCCCGAGGGCCCCGAACCCGCGGCGTACGACGAGCGGGTACGGGAGGCCGTCGAGTCCGGTCTCGCCGACGCCCCGCCCGTCGAATTCGAACTCCGGCGGACGATGACCGTCGACGCCGCGGCCGTAGACGCCGACCACCCGCTCGTCAGACGCACTGTCGACGCCGCGCGCGACGTCGGCATCGAGAGCGACATCGTCGGGTTCAACGCCGGCAGCGACACCCGGTACCTCATTCCCCGCGGCATCCCGGCGGTGCTGTTCGGTCCGGGAACTATCGAGGACGACGCCCACACCGTCGACGAGTCCGTCGCCGTCGGCGACCTGCTTGCGACCGCCCGCGTCTACGAGCGTCTGCTGGAGCGGTATCTGTCGCCGGAGAGCAGCGAATAG
- the gcvT gene encoding glycine cleavage system aminomethyltransferase GcvT: MAHRKPPLREVHADRGAKFTGFGGWEMPVEFDSIRTEHAAVRDSAGIFDVSHMSEIEVSGPDATELMQRLTTNDVAALDPGGSQYSCITDESGVILDDTVVYALPDELDDSDSPDPAYLFIPNAGHDEQMYERWTTHRDEWGLDATVDDRTEEWAMFAVQGPDAPGLVADAAGSDVLDLSRFEAASAEIADAECLVARTGYTGEDGFEVLCPWDAAESVWHEFDCQPCGLGARDTLRIEMGFLLSGEDFDPENEPRNPYEAGIAFTVKLDTEFVGRDALERAKEEGVDERFVGLKLAERGIARHGYELRDESGEKIGHVTSGTMSPTLGEAIALGYVRTDYAEPGTRVRVVVRGDEKRAQIASTPFLEDK; the protein is encoded by the coding sequence ATGGCCCATCGGAAGCCGCCACTGCGGGAGGTCCACGCCGACCGCGGGGCGAAGTTCACCGGGTTCGGCGGGTGGGAGATGCCGGTGGAGTTCGACTCCATCCGCACCGAACACGCCGCGGTCCGCGATTCGGCGGGCATCTTCGACGTCTCGCACATGAGCGAGATCGAGGTGTCCGGGCCGGACGCGACCGAACTGATGCAGCGACTGACGACCAACGACGTGGCGGCGCTCGACCCGGGCGGCTCGCAGTACTCCTGTATCACCGACGAGTCGGGCGTCATCCTCGACGACACCGTCGTCTACGCACTGCCCGACGAGTTGGACGACTCCGACTCGCCGGACCCGGCGTACCTGTTCATCCCGAACGCGGGCCACGACGAGCAGATGTACGAGCGGTGGACGACCCACCGCGACGAGTGGGGTCTCGACGCCACCGTCGACGACCGGACCGAGGAGTGGGCGATGTTCGCGGTCCAGGGACCGGACGCGCCCGGCCTCGTCGCCGACGCGGCGGGGTCGGACGTGCTCGACCTCTCGCGGTTCGAGGCCGCCTCTGCCGAGATCGCGGACGCCGAGTGTCTCGTCGCGCGGACGGGCTACACCGGTGAAGACGGCTTCGAGGTGCTCTGTCCGTGGGACGCCGCCGAATCAGTGTGGCATGAGTTCGACTGCCAGCCCTGCGGGCTCGGCGCGCGCGACACGCTCCGCATCGAGATGGGCTTCCTACTCTCGGGAGAGGATTTCGACCCCGAGAACGAGCCGCGGAACCCCTACGAGGCGGGCATCGCGTTCACCGTCAAACTCGACACCGAGTTCGTCGGCCGCGACGCGCTCGAACGGGCGAAGGAGGAGGGCGTCGACGAGCGGTTCGTCGGCCTGAAGCTCGCCGAACGCGGCATCGCCCGCCACGGCTACGAACTCCGCGACGAGAGCGGAGAGAAAATCGGTCACGTGACGAGCGGGACGATGAGTCCGACGCTCGGAGAAGCTATCGCACTGGGCTACGTTCGAACCGACTACGCGGAACCGGGCACGCGCGTCCGGGTCGTCGTTCGCGGCGACGAAAAGCGCGCACAGATCGCAAGCACACCGTTTCTGGAGGATAAATAG
- a CDS encoding DUF790 family protein, translated as MLTKKLLETRQRNPEIWPVYRPPEEYRGVAASVLDAYRPGVTKGELDETLRDVETHETYTLVRGLRKLLEQRLAFERDPPVAPVELREAAFERGFVTDARERRSAMDAVGEAFGLSGDEVSDSLWADREREQRLRDAPDVGPADLLRQYNLALTQTFLCDAVSLTVESRTDLDRLAVAATELGAMAEYAEGANALRVVGPAAADRKYRTYRKRVAEWVGRVVAAAEWSLAARLEVEVRGETRLYEFAADSAKSGLFPLSPWSCTPDDDRRARFADRIESRLPRWRVRARPTVLRGVGEDTDGNGVRAVADFAFERPHSGRECYLATFDGWTPDHLETRLAALRAAAGDRPILAAVNERQCCTSGVDREALRDGLASRLVAERAAGADAVLWYANAFPVKDVAAELDALERKWVETDRDYLLPVDLDAEPDVLEVDAFAYDRQVEPEAVRHHALDTGHGALSNGSYLPEHLVSDLRAEIESLDRRTLDAVRPLLGSYDLGPDALTALGYVVDDANRAALRVRRHGAD; from the coding sequence ATGCTCACGAAGAAACTGCTCGAAACCCGACAGCGAAACCCCGAGATCTGGCCCGTCTACCGACCGCCCGAGGAGTACCGCGGCGTCGCAGCGTCCGTTCTAGACGCCTATCGCCCCGGCGTGACGAAGGGCGAACTCGACGAGACGCTCCGCGACGTCGAGACGCACGAGACGTACACGCTGGTCCGCGGCCTCAGAAAGCTACTCGAACAGAGACTCGCGTTCGAGCGTGACCCGCCTGTCGCCCCGGTCGAACTCCGGGAGGCGGCGTTCGAGCGGGGATTCGTCACCGACGCCCGCGAGCGACGGTCGGCGATGGACGCCGTCGGCGAGGCGTTCGGCCTCTCCGGCGACGAGGTCTCCGACTCGCTGTGGGCCGACAGAGAGCGCGAACAGCGCCTCCGCGACGCGCCCGACGTTGGCCCCGCGGACCTCCTCCGGCAGTACAACCTCGCGCTCACGCAGACGTTTCTCTGCGACGCCGTTTCGCTCACCGTCGAGAGTCGGACCGACCTCGACCGTCTCGCCGTCGCGGCGACCGAACTCGGCGCGATGGCCGAGTACGCCGAGGGTGCAAACGCGCTCCGCGTCGTCGGCCCGGCGGCGGCGGACCGCAAGTACCGGACGTACCGCAAGCGGGTCGCCGAGTGGGTCGGCCGCGTCGTCGCCGCCGCCGAGTGGTCGCTCGCCGCCCGCCTCGAAGTCGAGGTCCGCGGCGAGACGCGCCTGTACGAGTTCGCCGCCGATTCGGCGAAGAGCGGCCTGTTCCCGCTCTCGCCGTGGTCCTGCACGCCCGACGACGACCGGCGGGCGCGGTTCGCCGACCGAATCGAATCGCGCCTCCCGCGGTGGCGAGTTCGGGCGAGACCGACGGTGCTCCGCGGCGTCGGCGAGGACACCGACGGCAACGGTGTGCGGGCCGTCGCCGACTTCGCGTTCGAGCGCCCGCACAGCGGTCGCGAGTGCTACTTGGCGACTTTCGACGGCTGGACGCCCGACCACCTCGAAACTCGTCTCGCCGCGCTTCGGGCGGCAGCGGGCGATAGACCGATTCTCGCCGCCGTCAACGAGCGCCAGTGCTGCACCTCCGGTGTCGACAGGGAGGCGTTGAGAGACGGCCTCGCCTCGCGGCTCGTCGCAGAGCGCGCGGCAGGCGCAGACGCCGTCCTCTGGTACGCGAACGCGTTTCCGGTTAAGGACGTCGCCGCCGAACTCGACGCACTCGAACGGAAGTGGGTCGAGACCGACCGCGACTACCTGCTGCCCGTCGACCTCGACGCGGAACCCGACGTGCTGGAGGTCGACGCGTTCGCGTACGACCGGCAGGTCGAACCGGAGGCGGTCCGCCACCACGCGCTCGACACCGGCCACGGCGCGCTCTCGAACGGGTCGTACCTGCCCGAACACCTCGTTTCGGACCTCCGAGCCGAAATCGAATCACTCGACCGGCGGACGCTCGACGCGGTGCGGCCGCTCCTCGGGAGCTACGACCTCGGGCCCGATGCGCTCACCGCGCTCGGCTACGTCGTCGACGACGCGAATCGCGCGGCCCTCCGGGTTCGACGACACGGAGCGGACTGA
- the gcvPA gene encoding aminomethyl-transferring glycine dehydrogenase subunit GcvPA: MTSKRGSPYAPHAEAEAAAMLDAVGVDDEEALFDIPEDVRFDGEFGIEPRTEQALRRELTALLARNDDLTEFMGRGHYDHYVPSLVDNLSQRAEFLTSYTQYQPEITQGFLQALFEYQSMLVELTGLPVANCSMYDSATALAEAARLADRVRQASGTRVLVPEFLRSGKRGVLDNYLAGTEMTVETYPMDDGNVDYEALAELVDDETAMVYAENPTVRGTIEERLADIGGLASENDALFCLGTDLVALALLEEPASVGADVVVGEAGVLGLPTAYGMGLGLFATREEYLRQVPGRLVGVSEDAADKRAYTLTLQTREQHIRRERATSNICTNQAWVALRAAIHLAWLGPSRLVDLAEDCVRDANDLAERLDALVGLQAPIHDRHHFREFVVRCDQPAAAIAEELETEGYAVHVVGEHLLQVCITDANAHDADGLVAAFEEVL; encoded by the coding sequence ATGACGAGCAAACGAGGCAGTCCGTACGCACCGCACGCCGAGGCGGAGGCCGCCGCGATGCTCGACGCAGTCGGCGTCGACGACGAGGAGGCGCTGTTCGACATCCCCGAGGACGTCCGCTTCGACGGTGAGTTCGGCATCGAGCCGCGGACCGAACAGGCGCTCCGGCGCGAACTGACGGCGCTGCTCGCTAGGAACGACGACCTCACCGAGTTCATGGGGCGCGGTCACTACGACCACTACGTCCCCTCTCTCGTCGACAACCTCTCGCAACGCGCGGAGTTCCTGACGAGCTACACCCAGTACCAACCAGAGATCACGCAGGGGTTCCTGCAGGCGCTGTTCGAGTACCAGTCGATGCTAGTCGAACTCACCGGGCTTCCGGTGGCGAACTGCTCGATGTACGATTCGGCGACGGCGCTGGCCGAGGCGGCGCGCCTCGCAGACCGGGTTCGACAGGCCAGCGGCACGCGAGTGCTCGTCCCCGAGTTCCTGCGTTCGGGCAAGCGCGGCGTCCTCGACAACTATCTCGCCGGAACCGAGATGACCGTCGAGACGTACCCGATGGACGACGGCAACGTCGACTACGAGGCGCTCGCCGAACTCGTCGACGACGAGACGGCGATGGTCTACGCGGAGAACCCGACCGTGAGAGGAACTATCGAGGAGCGACTCGCCGATATCGGCGGTCTCGCCTCCGAGAACGACGCGCTGTTCTGTCTCGGCACGGACCTCGTCGCGCTCGCGCTCCTCGAAGAGCCGGCGAGCGTCGGCGCGGACGTCGTCGTCGGCGAGGCCGGCGTGCTCGGCCTCCCGACGGCGTACGGCATGGGACTCGGGCTCTTTGCGACGCGCGAGGAGTATCTCCGACAGGTCCCCGGACGACTCGTCGGCGTGAGCGAAGACGCAGCCGACAAGCGCGCTTACACGTTGACGCTGCAGACGCGCGAGCAGCACATCCGCCGCGAGCGCGCCACGAGTAACATCTGCACGAACCAGGCGTGGGTAGCGCTTCGGGCGGCCATCCACCTCGCGTGGCTCGGCCCCTCGAGGCTCGTCGACCTCGCGGAGGACTGCGTCCGTGACGCGAACGACCTCGCGGAGCGTCTCGACGCGCTCGTCGGCCTGCAAGCGCCGATTCACGATCGCCACCACTTCCGCGAGTTCGTCGTCCGCTGCGACCAACCGGCGGCGGCCATCGCCGAGGAGCTCGAAACCGAGGGGTACGCGGTCCACGTCGTCGGCGAGCACCTGCTGCAGGTGTGTATCACCGACGCGAACGCCCACGACGCCGACGGTCTCGTCGCGGCCTTCGAGGAGGTGCTCTGA
- the gcvH gene encoding glycine cleavage system protein GcvH codes for MFEVPDDLRYMESHEWTTTDDVARIGITDFAQDELGDVVFVELPDEGDDLTKGDEFGVVESIKAVSDLYAPISGTVVGVNEALFDRPELVNDDPYAEGWMLEVEPADEGEFDELLTAEEYREQTE; via the coding sequence ATGTTCGAAGTACCTGACGACCTGCGGTACATGGAATCGCACGAGTGGACGACGACCGACGACGTGGCGCGGATCGGGATCACCGACTTCGCCCAGGACGAACTCGGCGACGTGGTGTTCGTCGAACTACCCGACGAGGGCGACGACCTCACCAAGGGCGATGAGTTCGGCGTCGTCGAGAGCATCAAGGCGGTATCGGACCTCTACGCGCCGATCTCGGGCACCGTCGTCGGCGTCAACGAGGCGCTGTTCGACCGGCCCGAACTCGTCAACGACGACCCGTACGCCGAGGGCTGGATGCTCGAAGTCGAACCGGCGGACGAAGGAGAGTTCGACGAACTGCTGACGGCAGAGGAGTACCGAGAGCAGACCGAATGA